A stretch of Imperialibacter roseus DNA encodes these proteins:
- a CDS encoding alanine/ornithine racemase family PLP-dependent enzyme yields the protein MAYITLNRTKLKHNYDFLNSRFEQNNIEWGVVSKLLCGNRTFIEELIKLGTREIHDSRIGNLKVVKSINPDVQTVYIKPPAKKNILKIVKYADVSFNTEYTTMQLLSKEAMRQGKVHKVIIMIEMGDLREGVVGDHLLEFYEQVFELPNLEIVGLGTNLNCLNGVMPSPDKLVQLSLYKELVETKFNKKIPWVSGGTSVTFPLLQRKLLPKGVNHFRIGETLYFGADLFTGGTVEGMQTDVFKLYAQIIELTQKPKTPEGELAENPSGEVFEIRQEDIGKTSYRAIVDIGLLEIAPDFLIPEEKGVTVIGASSDMLVLDLGNSDRNYQVGDIVTFQMKYMGVLGVLNSDYIEKYVVE from the coding sequence ATGGCTTATATTACGCTCAACAGAACCAAGCTCAAACACAACTACGACTTCCTCAATTCGAGGTTCGAACAGAATAATATTGAGTGGGGGGTTGTGTCCAAGTTGCTCTGCGGCAACCGGACATTCATCGAAGAGCTGATTAAGCTTGGCACACGGGAAATCCATGATTCCAGAATAGGTAACCTGAAGGTGGTGAAGTCCATCAATCCCGATGTCCAAACTGTTTATATAAAGCCTCCGGCTAAAAAAAATATATTGAAGATTGTCAAATATGCTGACGTTAGCTTCAATACTGAGTACACCACCATGCAGTTGTTGTCCAAAGAGGCGATGCGGCAAGGCAAAGTACATAAGGTGATTATCATGATTGAGATGGGCGACCTGAGAGAGGGCGTTGTGGGTGACCACCTGCTGGAATTTTATGAGCAGGTATTTGAGTTGCCTAACCTTGAGATTGTGGGATTGGGCACGAACCTCAACTGCCTGAATGGAGTGATGCCGTCTCCGGACAAGCTGGTTCAGCTAAGCTTGTACAAAGAGCTGGTGGAAACCAAGTTCAATAAGAAGATTCCTTGGGTCTCAGGAGGCACCTCAGTCACTTTTCCTTTGCTACAACGAAAGCTGCTGCCGAAAGGCGTTAACCATTTCAGAATTGGTGAAACGCTGTATTTTGGAGCCGATTTATTCACAGGCGGAACAGTGGAGGGCATGCAAACGGACGTTTTCAAGCTTTACGCACAGATCATAGAGCTTACGCAAAAGCCAAAAACCCCCGAAGGTGAGCTGGCAGAGAACCCATCAGGCGAAGTTTTTGAAATTAGGCAGGAAGACATAGGAAAGACCTCTTACAGGGCCATTGTGGATATTGGACTGCTGGAGATTGCACCTGATTTTCTCATACCGGAAGAAAAGGGAGTTACGGTGATAGGAGCAAGCTCGGACATGCTGGTGCTTGATTTGGGCAATTCTGACAGGAACTATCAGGTGGGTGACATAGTGACCTTTCAGATGAAGTACATGGGTGTGCTGGGCGTGCTCAACTCCGACTACATTGAAAAATATGTAGTGGAGTAA
- a CDS encoding GNAT family N-acetyltransferase yields MISYELLTPGLTVGMNQRMLIAAFLHKHLDEFGDEKEDILKCIDYALDDNLKPGGFVLVAHDQEKDKIVGTVVVNRTGMEGYIPENILVYIAMHKDYRGQGIGKQLMQKAIDSADGNIALHVEPENPAVHLYKKLGFTNKYLEMRLVKN; encoded by the coding sequence ATGATAAGCTATGAACTTCTCACACCTGGCCTTACTGTTGGCATGAACCAGCGCATGTTAATTGCGGCATTTCTGCACAAGCACCTGGACGAATTTGGCGATGAAAAAGAAGATATTCTAAAGTGCATTGACTATGCCCTTGACGATAACCTGAAGCCAGGCGGGTTTGTGTTGGTGGCACATGATCAAGAAAAAGATAAGATAGTGGGGACTGTGGTGGTAAACCGAACTGGCATGGAAGGTTACATACCTGAGAACATCCTTGTATACATAGCCATGCACAAAGATTACCGTGGGCAGGGTATAGGTAAGCAGCTCATGCAGAAAGCCATTGATTCCGCCGACGGTAACATTGCCTTACATGTGGAGCCAGAAAATCCAGCTGTACACTTGTACAAGAAGCTTGGCTTTACCAATAAATACCTGGAAATGAGGCTGGTGAAAAACTGA
- a CDS encoding sodium:solute symporter family protein, translating into MHWLDILIFFIYMVIMLGIGFFFLRQNKSDDDYYVGGRSMGSMHVGLSVVATDVGGGFSIGLGGLGFTMGISGSWMLFTGLIGAWLSAVVLIPKVSKMSKLEGLYTFPQIFGLFYNKKVALLAGIISAIGYLGFTSSQMLAGAKLASATFVDLDLMTALFVMGVIAVVYTVMGGLKAVIYTDTVQWIILMAGLIFIGIPMGYHAIGGYDAIVQTLPPEFLRWDNLTWQMLVNWAVTIIPIWFVGMTLYQRIYACKGPKEAQKAWFIAGLFEWPIMAIMGVVLGLFARVAAEQGMFDAVGYAGAGTMDEEIGLPLLLRDILPVGLLGLMMSAYFSAILSTADSCLMAASGNIVTDILGVKSTSDATSKSTLRMSQLITLGVGVAALILASTMENVLELMLYSYAFLVSGLLIPLVAALFGTRVSSTAAFWSMLVGGATTVGLSIAPIDLPLQLDPNVFGISASAAIFVILNSVTTKKTYAHDKL; encoded by the coding sequence ATGCATTGGCTGGACATACTCATTTTCTTTATTTACATGGTGATCATGCTGGGGATAGGTTTCTTCTTCCTCAGGCAAAACAAAAGTGACGACGACTATTATGTAGGCGGGCGGTCCATGGGCAGCATGCACGTGGGCCTTAGTGTAGTGGCCACCGACGTTGGTGGTGGCTTTTCTATTGGGCTGGGTGGTCTTGGCTTCACGATGGGAATTTCAGGGTCGTGGATGTTGTTCACGGGCCTGATTGGTGCCTGGCTTTCGGCCGTGGTGCTTATTCCCAAGGTAAGCAAGATGTCGAAGCTTGAGGGGCTTTATACCTTTCCGCAGATCTTCGGACTTTTCTACAACAAAAAGGTGGCTTTGCTGGCTGGCATCATTTCTGCCATAGGTTATCTCGGCTTTACGAGTTCTCAAATGCTGGCTGGTGCTAAACTCGCCTCGGCCACTTTTGTTGATCTTGATCTCATGACTGCCCTGTTCGTTATGGGGGTGATAGCAGTGGTATACACTGTCATGGGCGGCTTGAAAGCAGTGATCTACACTGATACTGTTCAATGGATCATTCTCATGGCCGGTTTGATCTTCATCGGCATTCCGATGGGTTATCACGCCATTGGCGGATATGACGCTATTGTTCAAACACTTCCACCCGAGTTCCTGCGCTGGGATAACCTTACCTGGCAAATGCTGGTGAACTGGGCTGTGACCATCATTCCCATTTGGTTTGTTGGGATGACTTTGTACCAGAGAATCTACGCTTGCAAAGGGCCGAAGGAAGCCCAAAAGGCCTGGTTTATTGCGGGCCTTTTCGAGTGGCCAATTATGGCAATCATGGGCGTGGTTTTAGGTCTTTTTGCCAGAGTAGCGGCGGAGCAGGGCATGTTTGATGCAGTGGGCTATGCTGGTGCTGGAACCATGGATGAAGAAATTGGGTTGCCTTTACTTCTGAGAGATATTTTGCCGGTGGGTCTGCTTGGCTTGATGATGTCGGCCTATTTTTCGGCGATTCTGTCAACCGCTGACAGCTGCCTGATGGCTGCCTCGGGAAATATTGTTACGGACATCCTTGGGGTTAAATCGACCTCAGACGCTACCTCAAAGTCAACGCTGCGGATGTCGCAGTTGATAACGCTGGGAGTAGGTGTAGCAGCGCTTATCCTTGCCAGCACTATGGAAAACGTACTTGAACTTATGTTGTACTCCTATGCGTTTTTAGTGTCAGGATTACTGATTCCGCTGGTGGCGGCGCTGTTCGGTACCAGGGTATCCAGCACGGCAGCCTTTTGGTCGATGCTGGTCGGTGGCGCTACCACTGTTGGTTTGAGCATTGCACCTATTGACCTTCCACTTCAGCTGGATCCGAATGTGTTCGGTATTTCAGCGTCAGCAGCCATTTTTGTCATATTAAATTCAGTTACTACTAAAAAAACCTACGCTCATGATAAGCTATGA